A window from Nomascus leucogenys isolate Asia chromosome 24, Asia_NLE_v1, whole genome shotgun sequence encodes these proteins:
- the UBIAD1 gene encoding ubiA prenyltransferase domain-containing protein 1 isoform X3 has product MAASQVLGEKINILSGETVKAGDRDPLGNDCPEQDRFPQRSWRQKCASYVLALRPWSFSASLTPVALGSALAYRSHGVLDPRLLVGCAVAVLAVHGAGNLVNTYYDFSKGIDHKKSDDRTLVDRILEPQDVVRFGVFLYTLGCVCAACLYYLSPLKLEHLALIYFGGLSGSFLYTGVAVEASYFLWTSLDVLAPEVQL; this is encoded by the exons ATGGCGGCCTCTCAGGTCCTGGGGGAGAAGATTAACATTCTGTCGGGAGAGACTGTCAAGGCTGGGGACAGGGACCCGCTGGGGAACGACTGTCCGGAGCAAGATAGGTTCCCCCAGCGCTCCTGGAGGCAGAAGTGTGCCTCCTACGTCTTGGCCCTGAGGCCCTGGAGCTTCAGTGCCTCACTCACACCGGTGGCCCTGGGCAGTGCCCTTGCCTACAGATCCCACGGTGTCCTGGATCCTAGGCTCTTGGTGGGTTGTGCCGTGGCTGTCCTGGCTGTGCACGGGGCCGGTAATTTGGTCAACACTTACTATGACTTTTCCAAGGGCATTGACCACAAAAAGAGTGATGACAGGACACTTGTGGACCGAATCTTGGAGCCCCAGGATGTCGTCCGGTTCGGAGTCTTCCTCTACACTTTGGGCTGCGTCTGTGCCGCTTGCCTCTACTACCTGTCCCCTCTGAAACTGGAGCACTTGGCTCTCATCTACTTTGGAGGACTGTCTGGCTCCTTTCTCTACACAGGAG TGGCTGTGGAAGCTTCATATTTTCTTTGGACATCATTAGACGTCTTAGCTCCTGAAGTACAACTTTAA
- the UBIAD1 gene encoding ubiA prenyltransferase domain-containing protein 1 isoform X4, giving the protein MAASQVLGEKINILSGETVKAGDRDPLGNDCPEQDRFPQRSWRQKCASYVLALRPWSFSASLTPVALGSALAYRSHGVLDPRLLVGCAVAVLAVHGAGNLVNTYYDFSKGIDHKKSDDRTLVDRILEPQDVVRFGVFLYTLGCVCAACLYYLSPLKLEHLALIYFGGLSGSFLYTGVLI; this is encoded by the coding sequence ATGGCGGCCTCTCAGGTCCTGGGGGAGAAGATTAACATTCTGTCGGGAGAGACTGTCAAGGCTGGGGACAGGGACCCGCTGGGGAACGACTGTCCGGAGCAAGATAGGTTCCCCCAGCGCTCCTGGAGGCAGAAGTGTGCCTCCTACGTCTTGGCCCTGAGGCCCTGGAGCTTCAGTGCCTCACTCACACCGGTGGCCCTGGGCAGTGCCCTTGCCTACAGATCCCACGGTGTCCTGGATCCTAGGCTCTTGGTGGGTTGTGCCGTGGCTGTCCTGGCTGTGCACGGGGCCGGTAATTTGGTCAACACTTACTATGACTTTTCCAAGGGCATTGACCACAAAAAGAGTGATGACAGGACACTTGTGGACCGAATCTTGGAGCCCCAGGATGTCGTCCGGTTCGGAGTCTTCCTCTACACTTTGGGCTGCGTCTGTGCCGCTTGCCTCTACTACCTGTCCCCTCTGAAACTGGAGCACTTGGCTCTCATCTACTTTGGAGGACTGTCTGGCTCCTTTCTCTACACAGGAG